The segment TCAATCTTTGCTTATTCAAATAGTATGCGTTTCTTGTTGAACCCATCTGTGGTTACAGAGGACTCTAACATAGAGCTCTATGTCCAAAGAGAGGAAGATCATCAGGGTTCATCAAGATTCAGCGTGGGAAGCAGCTTCCGAGAAATTAAAGACAAAGAGACTAATAAGGAAGAACAAGTGTTGATTGGCGAGGAAGATGgcaatgaaagtgaaaatgatcGAAAAGTTTTGCACAAGTTCAATCACAAGATTATAATATCAGATGTTATTCTTAAGAACCGGTGGAGTTGCGCAAGTTCTTCAGATTTGCTGCTGTTGAATTCAGAGATGCTTAATGTTATGTCAAGCCAAATATTTTCCAACTTGGAAGGAAACAATGGTGGGCAATTTCAGACTTCAAGAGTGATTGAAAATGAGCAAATGAAGGACATTAAAGAGGAGATGGAGATGAAAAGATTGATTGAAATCAAAACGAATTCAATAAACAAAACTACCAGTGGTCTTGGGGATGCTTCAGGATCGGATTCTGTAGTTATTTCAAGAAGTTTTGATCCAGCGAGAAGATCAGTTTCAGAAATCACAGCTTTTTCCAGATTTCAAGAGTTGGATATGAAGAACAGAATTAGGGAAACTTGTTTTGATGGAGACGAAAGGAGGAGAAGGGTTTGGTTGCCGATTGCAAAGAGAACAGTTCAATGGTTTGCAGAGCGAGAGAAAAGGTCTCAACAGAGCCCTCAGAAAATATTAGAtgtgtaaattaattatttaccaaGTGtaatttgatagatttattaacAGTACTTGTACGTTTATAATCTTCAAAATGGTTTACAGGAATATTATCGGGCTTCTTATTAAACAACAATTCCTTCAATTGCTTTTGTTCAGTCTCTgccatatttataaaattgtaatttatttaatataatattataaatttgattatcatattttaaaatttatttgtttaattaactCAAGCAAAATTTatcgattaaaaaaaattattcaactatAATAAAGAAAACGATTGTCACCCTAGTTTTATTTATCAaacatgttttttatattatataaagagtagtgttatatgtataaaactcaaactcgaaaatattaagttttcaaacttaagtttgagttcaCTTAAATTAAACTCGTTTCGGATTTATTAGAGTTGAGTGTAAGTTTGAATAAATTCGATTTATATCTAATTCTAAACCTAATGATCAGAtcacaattattatattaaaataaaaaatttaattggaaaataTTATTGGAAAAGATTTATACTGTCACTCTCACAATTGAGAACCTCTCTGTTTTTTTGGTTACCAGGCAAACTACTCCTGCGAGGGAAAACATCCATTACCTTAGCCTGTCTGTCACAACGGCCAGCATGCTGAGCCGAGTCCTCTTTCTTGTCTTGGATGAACTAATCAAtgaacttatatatttttttaaacaattgtCAACTCGGTATTccataattatgaatttgaaagCGTATCAAGTAACGAATTCGcataaatcttataaaaaaaattaagtaatttttaatgaaagttcaagtttaggtagattaGCCTTGCTATTTTACTTCCTTGATGGTGTTTATCTGGACATGGCTTAGTTTTCTAATTGTGCAAGCATAAGGTCTATTATGTCTATCCAAGACCCAGCCACTTTTTAAAATGGCAATAGTTGAATTCATATTTAAGGCCATTTTGTCATCCATGACTGCTCTTAGACTAAGATTGTCTCTCAATTTCGGATTAATAAATTGTGATGACTTCATCTAAACTTATCGAGTGTAaacccaaataaataaaataatatatataatattactttttattaaaagagTGACAGCAACTCAGTGACCTTTTGAAAGCGTCGGAAAACTAgtcttttaatttcaaaatatgcGGGGACGTaccttgtttatatatttatgtatttacagaaataagaaaatacacaaagaaattttaaaattaaaaaaaaaaaaaaaaaaaaaaaccctattcTCTCCAATGAATTAGTTAGATGGCTATTGACTAATTCCGCAGCTACACAAGTTACCACGATGCTGAAAAAATCACAGGATTATGAGAAAATGCAGGCTGGTATTTGATCTCCCTTCTCCAACTTCATTTATAAAGCTTTTCAGACTTTCAAATAAGCAAAGATCTGGCCAATCCCACCAGGGGTTCATAAAAGGAGAGCCAGTAACCAATGTCTAACATTCTGCTACCAATCTTCAAGCCATTCAGAAACACTGATCTCTTCTACATCTTGAGCTGGGGAGGCTCGAGCAAGGGCAGAGTCCTCTAAAAGGTATTCCGACTGCTGACTTACACGAGTAGATATTTCATGTGGAACAGGAAAACTTGAGTCTGCAATCCCCTTCCAATCAACACCATCAAACCAGGGATGAGATTTGACAGAACTGGGACCCTGGCTACCAAGTCTTGTATTTTCATCAACTACTAGTAACTGAAAATAAGATGTATATGATGAAATAAGATTTAGAGTATTGAATATCTATATTTATCTCCACGTAAATTTCTGAAACAAGGGAGAACAAAAAGATAGAAAGCACAAATATTTACAAACAAGACCTTTGTAATGAGATCAACAGCCTCAGGACTTAAAGTCTGTGGAAGATTTAACTGCCCTTTCGCAATCTTTGCAACTATATCAACCTCACTTTCTCTCCATGAGCCAAATGGCATTTCACCTTGTAGCATGAAATAAATCAAGACTCCTAGAGCCCACCTGCATATTGAACACCATAATAGGGCTTGACGACAGTTTTATCAGATGCCTTCATTAAGcatgaagaaaaaaagttatttagaACTGTGTACACAGATCAAAGCTAGCACCACCTAATCACCATGACCACAACAAATACTCATGTTTTTAAGATCATTAAGTGTTTGTAGGAATTGAGctgaattattttctattatccTCCAGGAAAAAAATATGTGAGTTAAGAAGTGTGAACTAGATGTTTCTTAACAAAGTTCCTCTCCTCTTTTTGTGAATAACATCATCTCCTCAAAACTCAGTAAAAACTGCAAAACATACATTAAAAACTACctatattttttttggaaaaagaCTGTATTCAATCACATATGAAATTCCCAACATTCAGATCagattaatttgttaatttattcagcatgaattttaaattttgtcttttattattcaattatgaTGTTTCAAGATGCCACGGTTAAAAATAGCCACACTGTTAGCATCACAAATCTAAGTTAGACACATAACATGTTAAAGGAAACCAAATAGTGACCTGGGGAGTACTTTTCTAAGTTGCTTTTgcacaaaacaacattccttaaattttcaaacatatcCAGATTTTCTCCttaaggagaaaaagaaaggtGTTAAATCTTCTGTAGGAATCAAATTAACTCAATCCTACACCCACCTATCCATTCCTATACTTCATCCTAAAATGGTGGAGGAATTTTTCATTCCTCAGGCCAGAAGCGCCCGTGCCAACCATCCAATACAAATCCTTCAAGGATATAGGAGTACTAAGAAGCACAGCAAACATTTATCTCATAATTCCAATTAACAAAGTGTCTaatatttacattatttatgCTGTAAAAACTTCAGTATGAGCAAACAGATGCATTTTTACCAGTCAGCAGGGAAACCATGGCCTTTTCCCTGGACAATCTCTGGGGCTAAATAGTCTGTCATTCCACAAATTGTGAACGTTCTGTTGTCAGACAAGTCCTTCCCAAATCTGAAGTCCACTAACTAAGAAACAGAAAACATAGTAAAACATATGATAAATAAACATAACCCTTTACTAGGTAACGAGAACAAAGGAAAATTGACCATGTATATTGAATCTGATTCTGTAATAGTAGTATAGCATAAAAAATGTACCACCAACCTGTAAATGTCCACTTTGATCCAACATCAATACATTGGGAGATACACCTCTGTAGAGAACACCATTCTGAAATCAAACCATAGAGGAATTTAGAATGAGAGAAATGTGAGAATTATAATAAACCAGCATAACAAATTCAGGGAGGGCAagatttataaaactaattctAGACATTAGACCTTATGTAGATCTTCTAATGCAACAACAACACAAGCAGCACAGAATCGTGCAGATGTTTCGTCAAGCGGTTTGTGAAGTATTGAAGCCAAAGGGCAAGCAAGACATGTATTCAATAGCATTCCAGCATAAGCTCGATCAGCACATGTACATAAAACCTGTGGAACAAAAGCTGAAGGGCCTATATTTTTCATCAGATTCCTCTCCTTTAACACTTGAGCTTCCTTTCCCAGCCTCTTGACCTTCTGCTTTGAAAACCTTTTCAAACTAAGCAAATTATCTGACAAAATATTACATTCAGAAAGATGAGTTTTATCAGTACATACTGTCCATAGAAATACAAACGCACATTTTATTACAACAAtgtcaaattattttacaaCAGTCTTTTTATATGTAACCATACAAAACACATTATTTCAAGTACATTATAAGTTGAGCACTACTACTTTTTTGCCAAAAAGCAAGTTACTCAAGCAAAAAGGCAAGCTGAAACCAGAGGCCTTACAGAGAAGAAATAATACAGGACAAAGCCTACCTGAGTCTCTCAAAAGCACCAGCCCAATGTCACTGCAGTCAGTGGAATATAAACATTTTCTCCATTCCTACAATGAAATTTCCATTAGCTGATTTCAgaaacagattttttttttttgtagaagGTGGCATTTAGAACCATAACTATAGATAGGACCAGAAATCATTACCACATCAGAAAGACTGACTTTAACCAGAGTTGAGGTATCAACAGTTTTGGTGATTTCCTTGGGAAAATCAGAAGAATAGTATTTTGACCTAAATGATACAAGACTAATGTCAAGGAGATCAAGTAAGCAAGCATATACATTCAacaattaagtaaaaattaaaattcaaagaagTCATAGTTGTTGGCAAGGATGTCCCctattttaatcataatattaaagatCTTGCATTTTGGGGGTTTCTAGAATTTAAAAGCAAGAAATTTTTTCTACTTCCCTATTTGGTGCAACCAGATGAGAAGAAATGCTGAAAAAATTCAATgcaaaaaataagattaaacaCTGTGTACAAGAGGTTACAACATACTTTTGATCATCCTGTGAGAGCTTTGTTAAAGGACCAACTACTAAATCAAACTTCTCTTTTGTCAAAATAGCACATACAACATCATCCACAGCAACTGCACTAAAAGAACCCATATGTTCACCAAGAAGTGTCCATTCACCAAAATAACTTCCTTCTGTCTTCTTCACAGAGAGCTCTTTACTGCTCTGCAGATTATCATCCTCTTGTTGATTCTCAGATTTCAGGCTGCATATATTTGGATTACTTAATAAGTTTGCGTCAAAAGTAATGTTGACTTGTCCCTTCTGGATAATATATAGTGCAAAGAGGCATTCATTCTGCATATACATGTCACAGAAATTTAATGTAAGGAACAAAAAGGAAAGTAAACATATTCttaaaaagaatcaaatttacCCTATCAACTATTGTCTGTCCGGCTGAGAAGGAAACTTCAGAAATAGAATCCGCAAGGTGACTTAGCTGTAATATTGTCAACCTTGAGAGAAGATCCACCGATCGAAGCAACTTCAAAGATGAAAGATTAGAAAATTCAGACATCAGAATTCCTCGAAAATCTTCTCTTTTTAAAGCCCATAGCGTTCCATTAGTCACAGCACGCACAGAGGCCTGGAGTGGCTTGTTATACCTAATGTGTCATATACcacaaaaattgtttatttactACTGTGTCTAAAGCAATATGGATCTGCATAACTAGGGTTAATCATtgcagaagaagagaaaatcatGCGAGGGAAATTTCAACAGCTCATCACTGTGAAGATAAAGTAAAACTACCTCATGGCAAAGTTTTCAATCCAGAACTGTTTCATATAAAAATCGTGCTAATAACAGTTACTTTTGTTTCattgacaaattttaaaatatggaaGAGGCAAAAAGATTCATTTTTGGTGTATTATCTTCTAACACATCAAAAGTGTTATACCAAAAGGTAAACAAAAGATTAAGTCAGAATCATATTGAAGGTTCGGCTATAATTTTGTCATCCAGTGCCAAGTATCTGTCAACCTTAGTCAAAATAGcaaaatcattttatttcagGCAATATATATAGTAAATTGGATTAAAAGTAGAAAAAATTTAAGAGGAAAACCCACATGAGGGCAAGCTCCCCAAAGGATGATAACTTCTCAGCTGTATAGCGCTGCAAAACCCTAGGGACTTCTCCATTTATTTCTTCCTGCCATGACAATTTTTAGTCAAGAAACAGAAACAATGTCAAAGATCTTACAGAAAATCAAAAGTTATGCATGAATACATTTATAACTCATCCAAATTGTACCAATCGGGAAATTCGAATGTAACAATAGTGACATTTGATGCCAATGGATGTAATTCATTAATACACTAAGAAGAGAAGTTTGAAGACCCATCCAAGAGGTTATGGCCttcataaaattgataaatttgaaattttaatcaaaagcAAACCTGAGTTGCCAAAACCTCAAATTCTCCACTGCCAACAACATAAAAGCAATCGCCTTCACCGCCCTAATAAACATGAAAGAGTTATACTTCTGCCACTTTAGTtccaacaacaaaaattatattaaacagaATTCATCCAGCACTACTTTCCTTGCATGTGAAATTTTACAGATTGTCAAAGTAGGGTTAATCATTGTGAACAAAACTCCAATCAAAACTCCAATGTGAAACACTTAACAGCCTAACTCATATACTTGCAAATGCAGAGGAAGAGAAAATAACAAGAAGGAAATTTAAACAGGTCATCACTGGGAAGATCAAATTACCTCATGGCAAAGTTTTTCAATCAAGAACTGTTCCATACAGAAATCATGCAAATAAcaattattgttgtttttgataaaatttaagcACATGGACGAGGCAATAAGGTTAATCTTCTAACATTTACATATTCAAGGTGTGCACTGAATACTGATGCTCAACATTAATACTCATAGCAAATAATACTTTGTTccacatttttatatatttatcagttATTGTCAGCCCTTATGTCATTATAATACAAgagaatgacaacaattgaaaataaagcatAAAACAGAACCATTAGAAAGTACCAACCTGTTTAACTACAACATCCCCTGCTTGAACCTCTACTCTTTGCATGCAATCCAACAGAACATGGCACTGCAAATCAGTAAGCTTTCGGAAGAGGAAATGGTCATGCAATGCTCGCTCAATGTGTGCCTATAATGTACAAACATATATTAGTTTAACACCCATGATTATTCCAAGTATAATTCATGCTGACCAATATTTGTACCACTTTTCCCTCTATATTTTATGGTAGATACCAAACTAAGAAAACAATGAAGATAAGAATTTACTTCTTCTTCCCAAGTCTTCCTGTGGGCTGGAGATGAAGGAACCCATACTTGCCCATTCTCTAATGAACTCTCGATGGCACGAAGACGTGCACGTGATAAATCATTCCTTGTACGTTGGTTCCTAGAGATCCAGCCAAAGGTTGAAGGAGATTCTGAGCCCGTCACCTCCACCACTTGAGAAGCAAGGGGTCGTATAACAGCACCAGAACTCACCGAATGACCAGCAGCACTCTGAAAAAGATGATCAAATATATTCATACAGAAACAAGCAAGAAACAAATCATCATgccaagaaaatttttaattttcctttaatcAACAAATATAGAAAAGAAGCTCTCTTACTCCAGTTAGCCCATTAATATGTACAACTATTACAGTGATATCATCTGTTCGGGTTTCATATTGTAGCCAGAGACGATAAGATTCAGCCACAATAGCAGCACAAGCATCACGGGGATCTTTGTACTTTGCAACCTGGAAATATAGTAGCAAAACAGAGAACGAAAGCAGGAATGACATTAGAAATTAATGTTGCATCTATAGAAAACAATGTACGATGGGACACCAAGACTTGGAATaccaaacaattatatatagtatAGTTCAGTAAACATATATTCAACCTACAGATTGAAAAATCACTTATAGCATCACATAGGTAAGCATGCAACCTAAGTTACAGTCATTGCACTCCATACACTCAAGTTTGCTTCAATATTTTGCTGATGCCATTTTCAATATCAGAGTCCAACAAACAATCAATAACCATACGAATTCATTTGAAAAGGTTGCAAGAGCCTCAGGAGAATAGCATAAATTTTAAGGGAGTTACAACAAGTAAATCATCAGTCTACATTAAACTCatatctaatttatttatttaaacagtGATTAATAAGGATACCTTACCATGTCAACGACAGTTTGGCTAGAAAGAAACTCAAAAACCCCATCACTAGCAAGCACAAAGAAAGGATGATCTTTCGTCAGCTCCAAAACAACAATCTCAGGATTTGCAACAACCCCAATTGTCTCAGCAATTGAATCTCCAATACTCCTTGTAAATGCAGTACCTGGATACATCCCATTCGGGACCCACAATCTAGGAGGATCACCATCATCACCCTCTTCAGTACCCCAACACTGCACATCAGGATCTTTTAAACCTTCAATTTGGTCCAATGTCAATACTCTAGCTCCGCACATCTTCACTCTTTCAAGCTCATCAGTTCTAAACGGTGTCTGATCAATAGACAAATCAATGGCCACAAT is part of the Mangifera indica cultivar Alphonso chromosome 13, CATAS_Mindica_2.1, whole genome shotgun sequence genome and harbors:
- the LOC123194814 gene encoding E3 ubiquitin-protein ligase ATL42-like, which encodes MKMICAARTEKLSPRRNPENWQTRKILFHSNLPFKITRDYLRNITLLMDRLRLLEFLLLLLLFSEFDVEAQSYGRQEDQTPVSTVKPTVNVVIALLCIMCSFTFILIIYAKFCHRPPSVDTNPPNNPTLITSTSRFSGIDKKVIESLPFFKFSSLKGLKQGLECSVCLAKFEDIEILRLLPKCKHAFHINCIDQWLEKHSSCPLCRHKVNAEDPSIFAYSNSMRFLLNPSVVTEDSNIELYVQREEDHQGSSRFSVGSSFREIKDKETNKEEQVLIGEEDGNESENDRKVLHKFNHKIIISDVILKNRWSCASSSDLLLLNSEMLNVMSSQIFSNLEGNNGGQFQTSRVIENEQMKDIKEEMEMKRLIEIKTNSINKTTSGLGDASGSDSVVISRSFDPARRSVSEITAFSRFQELDMKNRIRETCFDGDERRRRVWLPIAKRTVQWFAEREKRSQQSPQKILDV
- the LOC123194816 gene encoding protein phosphatase 2C and cyclic nucleotide-binding/kinase domain-containing protein-like, yielding MGCVYSRACIREICAPRDARIKEPQRIAPRATNEISVFSPASSDGSGDETGDHINQLRDPELGITRLSRVSSQFLPPDGSRTVKVPSCNYELRYSYLSQRGYYPDALDKANQDSFCIHTPFGTGPDDNFFGVFDGHGEHGAQCSQFVKRKLCENLLRDSKFHVDPVEACHAAFLATNSQLDADILDDSMSGTTAITVLVRGKMIYVANSGDSRAVLAEKRGKEIVAIDLSIDQTPFRTDELERVKMCGARVLTLDQIEGLKDPDVQCWGTEEGDDGDPPRLWVPNGMYPGTAFTRSIGDSIAETIGVVANPEIVVLELTKDHPFFVLASDGVFEFLSSQTVVDMVAKYKDPRDACAAIVAESYRLWLQYETRTDDITVIVVHINGLTGSAAGHSVSSGAVIRPLASQVVEVTGSESPSTFGWISRNQRTRNDLSRARLRAIESSLENGQVWVPSSPAHRKTWEEEAHIERALHDHFLFRKLTDLQCHVLLDCMQRVEVQAGDVVVKQGGEGDCFYVVGSGEFEVLATQEEINGEVPRVLQRYTAEKLSSFGELALMYNKPLQASVRAVTNGTLWALKREDFRGILMSEFSNLSSLKLLRSVDLLSRLTILQLSHLADSISEVSFSAGQTIVDRNECLFALYIIQKGQVNITFDANLLSNPNICSLKSENQQEDDNLQSSKELSVKKTEGSYFGEWTLLGEHMGSFSAVAVDDVVCAILTKEKFDLVVGPLTKLSQDDQKSKYYSSDFPKEITKTVDTSTLVKVSLSDVEWRKCLYSTDCSDIGLVLLRDSDNLLSLKRFSKQKVKRLGKEAQVLKERNLMKNIGPSAFVPQVLCTCADRAYAGMLLNTCLACPLASILHKPLDETSARFCAACVVVALEDLHKNGVLYRGVSPNVLMLDQSGHLQLVDFRFGKDLSDNRTFTICGMTDYLAPEIVQGKGHGFPADWWALGVLIYFMLQGEMPFGSWRESEVDIVAKIAKGQLNLPQTLSPEAVDLITKLLVVDENTRLGSQGPSSVKSHPWFDGVDWKGIADSSFPVPHEISTRVSQQSEYLLEDSALARASPAQDVEEISVSEWLEDW